tagctcCAACTTTCAAGGatttatcaacctccattgttgcagaacagctttaagttgttatcCTATttctgttccctgaaaaaggccttttagtataattctgaaatgtacgttatttttcagttttgggtaacctgacctttttttaacctctggcagttcatcACTTACCTTTGTAACATTTCAAGCTGTTCATTGGACTTAAACTActtgaaataaaaaacagaaaaactggaaCAATTAAGATGTTGTTCAACTTTTGACCAGAAGCATACTTTAATATGTAATGTTACCATTTAGTTTTACCTCATTGTTCTCTTTTAATTACCTCTTTACATGCTGTGTGAACATAATGTGGGTGTGAATACTCAGCATTCAGAACTATCAGGTATGCTGAAAATTCAAGTTTTCTCCATCAGCTTGAAGGTTCtgtagaatgttttttttacaaagttgTATACAATTTGCTAATTGTTACTgtgataattattttaatttcatacGTGAGGTCCAAAAGATACTTGCTTCCATAAGTCAAAGCTCATCTCGGATGATTTTTTCCTCTTGAAAATAGGCTGAGCCAGCATTCTTTCCATATGAATTATGAACAGTTGTCAGTAAAACACACTATTCCCAAGCCACACTTCATCTAGAACCAGCAAAATAACAGCTCTATCTGCTGGCCATTTTGAGGAAAAGCATGAACGGTCTGCACAGTTGAAAGGTTACAATATCCTGTATATTTACTTCTCAAATGAAGAtgattgaaaaatgaaaacaaaaggcaGAGCAAGTCATACCAAAACTAAAACAGGGTTTGAGGTTAGAAGAGAAGGTTGTCTGAGGCTTCAGAGGCAGTCAAACTGAGGAAGAGAAGCAAACTTTGGCTTCGAAGTTTCTAAAATGTTGTATTGAATTGAAAAGATGATATGAAAATGATTTTCTGTGTCTTAAAGTCAGATTTGTTTTCATCACATCGTCTAAAACGCATCCTTTGTTTAAACATGACCTCTGAGGGGGCGGCTGTTGAGAATCTAAACCACCAGGGCTGAAGTAGGCAATCTTGAGGTAAATCAAAGAAGACTTTGGTAGGCAAAAGAAAGTTTCAAAGTGAGCATGCAGGGATCTTCCCCCATACGCTCAGTGATACAGAAGATACAAAGTGTTGCTAGAAGCATCAGATAAGGAGGATCTGCTTATGGGCGAAGCGACAGATGAGTCTGAGATCAAAAGCAGGAAGATCAGTGTACTTTACTCACAGTTACAGAGCCTGTGAGAGTGACAATGTGGTTTTGGCTTTAGCTtcttcttttgattttttttttgagcgcAGTAGTTGTGAGATAAAGTCCTCACACACCTGAACTCTTTCTTCACAAGCAGCTCTCACACCGGTGAAGTTCTGCTACCTGGAAGGAAACATTCATTCACACTGACAAGATAAAACCTCGTTCTGCAAGGTAAGTATGTTCTGAGCACAAAATATGAGATCTATTTTCAATTTCAACTTAAATAATTTATGAATATTGATTGGTTTGATCATGTGTAAAATCAGGACTCAGAGTCAGGATTAATTTTTGAGTTGTAAATTCTTATAGAGGGTGGGGACATATCCATTTATGTGTCGTTTTCTTCACCCCATTCTGAAATGaacttgagaaataatgtagTCTGAGTCCTGAATTTTGTATCCTAATTGATGTGTACATCTGGTCTACAAACCAGTTATTTGACAGtgaaaatttgtttaaaaaaaacaaacaaaaaagggatATTCCACCAACCATTAAACCCTTGTTATTCACCCAAAGAGgcatatttttttggtgccagtCAGAGGTATACTTTATGTAATTTAGAACAAACAAATGTCAATATTTGAACATACATGATGGTGAAACTAGCATTTAATCCCTCCTTTAAAGTAATTCATACCCAGTGATTTGAAAAATGGTTTTCCCAGTTCAGCATCGATGTCCATGTTGTTAACCAGTGCTGACATCAGTACACCACATATTTCTaccaaatttaccaaaaatattcagtgttcAAATATTGGCCATAAAtgcaaaaggcatttttttttctcataaaattTGCCTCTGACTGAGACCATACTCtatcaaaagacaaaaaattctgcCCCTTtggatgaaaaataaagatttaatgGTTGGTGGATTATCTGTAGAGAAATAAAGACATGGACagtttttgacaaaaattttatatttaccTAGTTTGTATTATCTTATCAGAGCAGGGTTGTACCTCTGAAGACCAGCTGTACAGATCAATAAGCATGCAAAATTCAGGACTCTAGCTACATTATTTCTAAAGTTacacgaccgttcaaaagtttagggtcaaccagacaattttcatggaaactcccacttttattcatgtgctaacataactgtacaagggttttctaatcatcaatgagcctttcagcaccattagctaacacaatgtagcattagaacacaggagtgatggttgctggaaatgttcctctgtacccctatggagatattccattaaaaatcagccgttgccagctagaatagtcatttaccacattaacagtgtctacactggatttatcattcatttaatgtcatcttcattggagaaaaaatgcttttctttccaaaataagggcatttctaagtgacctcaacctttcgaacagtagtgtacatcaCTTCAAACACTGATCCACAGATTGGAGTGAAGAAAACGGCACAAAAAACTGacatgaccccaaactttgtaAGAATTTTAAAGTCAAAAGCTAAGGTTTCCTGTGACCCCAGATTTTACATGTGATAACTACAAAAAAATTACTAACAAATCCGACAGATAAGAAATGGTCAGGTGtgaagtttctttaaaaatggtGACCTGATGTGAAATGACCTGTATGCATTATTCATTGTGTAGTTTTAAGTGTGTTACACTACgaaattgtttttttcccatcagTTGGAAGGCTAGAAGctcagttttaaagtttaaatgatCGGTTTTAAACCTTTAACATGAGTGATCACCTTTAAAGGTTTAGAAGTgttaaataaaatgacacagactgGTAGTTCTGTAAAACATGGGGACATATTTATAAAGCACCCAAAGTTCTCAAACTGTGTTTCAAAAGAGAAGGCCTGTCCCTTTCCTGTTATGCTATCTTCCCCAACACATATTTGCAAAACCTAATACCTTCCTCATCGACAAGTGCTATTGTATTACACTGCATGTCACTGTAGGGATTGGTGAGAAGTGAAAGTGCTGAAATAAGAGatgtatcttgtttttttttgttgtttttttcatccagCAGGTTTTTGAAGAAGTTGAAGCTCGTGTTACCATTTACATAAATAACAAAGCATGTCTttactactgtgctctgcatCAGGGGTGTAACTTTACATCAGTCAAACATAATGTGCATGCACACTGGAAGAAGAAGTCAATTTTTAGTGAATTTGTTGGTGTTTGCTGAGTACATTTCTGTCAGTGACCCTCCTACACGTGTTCTGCTTCTCACTGATACATCTGAGATCCTCACTGATAAGGATCATATCATTTTTTGAGATCAGACAAAGCACAAAGTGCAGCCACCTGCAGCCTCCCTCAGCGTGCATTTACTCACAGTCTGATGGGGCTGAAATTAGGTCATTCACAAACCGAGCAGGAGATGAACTAGAACACTGACGTTTATCCTGTAAACAGACGGAAAGCTGTGATCAGAATCTTACTCAGTCTACGCACGGAGCAGCTCgatatttttaatcttttatttagATAATTAGAAGGTTAACaaacttttcaaatgtttgcacTGCGTTATATCATATATTATAAGctgcttctgtgttttgttaGATACTTTTTTCTATCTTATTGTGTAAATTAAATAGAACTTTCAGACAAACGTAGTGGAGTGAAAAGGACATTAGCAGTTTCCTCTGAAATGTACTGTGATATATAAGATCAATTGCCTTATGACATAATAATAGcaccattttttgtttttcgttATAGATCATTTTTGCAAACATCTTCTGTTCATTGTTAATGACTGTCTTTTCTTCTCCAGGTTTAAAACATGCCGTCATTCACTCCAGACAGTAACTACAGTATAGACGATTACATAAACGATCCTGATGATGAGCCCTGCAGCCTGGACCTCCACCCTGTGGGCGTCACCACCAAAACATACATCTACTCCATCATCTGTGCCTTCGGCCTGATGGGCAACGCTCTCATTATGATCACCTACATGTTCTATAAGAGAACCAAGACGATGACAGACGTCTATCTCTTCAATGTGGCTGTGGCAGACCTGATTTTTGTGGTGGCTCTGCCATTTATCATATACAATGAGCAGTACAGCTGGTTAATGGGCCCTGTGGCCTGTAAGATTCTGGGGTCCGCCTACAGCATTAACCTCTACAGCAgcatgctgctgctggcctgcaTTAGCGGCGACCGTTATGTTGCCATCGTCCAGGCTAGACGTTCCTTTGGGGCTCGCTCACGTGCTATGATCTACAGCCGCCTAATCTGCTCAGCCGTGTGGGGGTTTGCAGTGGCTTTGACTCTGCCCACACTCATTTACACCAAGCGCTATGATGAGCCTGTTCTCGGAGCTCAGAATGTCACTGTGATGTGTCATCTGCATTTCACTGAGGACGACACAGCAAAGGTGATGAAGGTGCTGCTGCCAAGTCTTCAAATGGCCATTGGCTTCCTGTTGCCTTTGATCATGATGGTGCTGTGCTACTCCAGCATCATGTGCACCCTGCAGAGAGCACAGAGCAGCCAGAGGCACAAGGCCATCCGTGTGGTTTTGGCCGTCGTCGTGGTTTTCATCGTATGCCATCTTCCCTACAACGTGGCTTTGTTGAACCACACCCTGGATCTTTTTAAGCAGAGGAGCTGTCAGGCAGAAAAGATGAAGCTTAGAGTCCTGGCCATTTCCAGAAGCATAGCCTACCTCCACTGCTGCCTCAACCCCGTCCTCTACGCCTTCGTTGGAGTCAAGTTCAGGAGCCACTTCAGACAAATAATGGTGGACCTATGGTGTTTCAGCAAGAAGTACATCTACTCTGCCCGATCGTCTCATGGGACATCCGATTTCTGTGTTTCAGGCTTAAAGTCCTCAGATGGCTCCAACAACATGTCATCGTTCAGTGCGTGACCTGCAGCCATTCAGGCTTTCATCTAACCCGAGCTGCGATTTCACTGCAACTATACAGAGAAAGAGATGAAAGCGtctgtgtaaaatgtaaaaaggtttttaaatgaaagaaatagCTGTAAATGTAGCTTATACGAAATCACGTTAGTTACCTTCAATATAGCATAGAATGTAACTGTCTTTTACAGTAGGCTAATATTCTAACTGATCGTCACTGACATGATAGAAAACTGAGCTAGATacagacatttttacaaatgttttattattgtgttgGTGTCACCATCATGCCAGcctattgttttcttgtttcttcttgCTGTGCATAAATGCTGAATAAGtctgttcatttttaaaagttttacgattttgtattttgtgcaaCTGCTGGTAATGTTTTCTTGCACTGTCTGAATAAACATTTTATCtgaaaaagtgtattttttttatttttaatgaaaaatgtacCTAAATTAGCAATTTCCTGGCATTAGTGGTAAGGGAATTTGAGACCTGTGCCTCACATTGATAAGGTCTAGTGATTATTACACACTTAGATAGATTAGATAATAGATTTTATGTCTGGTGATGAGATATTTGAACCAGATTGTAAAAAGTTTCATTTGTAGCTAATGTACATTTTAGTAGTCAGCACTAATCACCAATCTTAACATATCAATTTATGCCGTCACGTAAAAGCTAAACTGCTTACTAGTTTCAATTCCTGACAATCAAGATAAGAGACAAGGATGTGCAGATGCAGACCACGGCTTTCCCACACTGTGTTCAGCTGGTTTGAGACTGAAACAATGTCAGTGTTatgattcacacacacacacacacacacacacatacacacacacagacacacacacacacacagacacacacacacacacacacacacacacacacacacacacacacacacacacacagacacacacacacagacacacacacacacacacacacacacagacacacacacacacacagacacacacacacacacacacacacacacacacacacacacacagacacacacacacacacacacagacacacacacacagacacacacacacacacacacacacacacacacacacacacacacacacacacacacacagacacacacagacacacacacacagacacacacacacacacacacacacacacacacacacagagacacacacacacacacacacacacacacacacacacagacacacacagacacacacacacacacacacacacacacacacacagacacacacagacacacacacacacacacagacacacacacacacacagacacacacacacacacacacacacacacacacacacacacacacacacacagacacacacacacacacacacacacacacacacacagacacagacacacagttttggtttttctataccggtggggacttaccattgactcccattcatatctaactcctaacccttaccctaaccctaaccttaaccatcaccaaatcaatgcctaaccctaaacaaacgtttttgcacttttacattttttattaacaacaacatggccaagaaaacggtgttgccacccgtggggacctcattttaggtccccaccgtaagacaagtccccacctttatagcaaatagtcaggtcaaagtccccaccggtatagcagaaacaagtacacacacacacacacacacacacacacacacacacacacacatacacacacacacacacacacacacacacacacacacacacacacacacacacacacacacacacacacacacacgtttgtgtCAACTGCCATTATTAAGTCTGGTGCAGACATTCACTGCACCAAGAGGATAAACTATAATAAAGTACAATAACTGATCCCTTCACTTTTTATCTAACTCCACCTTCAGATCAAAAGTTATTATTTGTACAGTACTTTGTTTTTTgaacaaatatctgcaaaactgAAGCCATTTCCATCATAAGACATGCTAGAATACAACATCACTGGACTAAGATGGTGACAGCAGTTAGCATTGCATCTGTGATGTTAGTATTATCATAGTGAACATGTTAGCGTGCAGAAGCTGGAATTTACAtgtttcaaaagttttgggtcacttagaaatgtcctcctttttgaaagaaaagcagtcattttcaatgaggataacattaaatgagtgataaatccattgtagacattgtttatgtggtaaatgactattctagctggaaacggctgattttaatggaatatttagaTACAGGTACAGAATTCTTGAAATATGGTAAGTCCTTAGTTAATTTAAAACCAACCTGGTATGTCAGCTATGGACAACTGTTTTTTTAAGGGCAGACAATATAACCAGATTAGTGACTtagtaaaaaagtaaaaattatcACTCAGGACATCTTGGTATACATTTTGCTAATCTTTCAAATTTaacatggatttttttccctcaagcTTTGAAGAAATTCTCCATCCACTGGTCAGTAGTGATGGGAAATTCAGTTCTTTCAAGAGAACTGGTTCTTATGTCTCAGCTCACTAAAAAAGAGCTGGATCTTTCAGCTCACGAGTGGCTCCTCAGATTTTCTGTTGCTTAAATTAATGTATTtccaaaaataatgtaaaattgtGTCTAAAATGTATAACTAATGTACAAAACATATGTtatgttaaatgtttatttttttatggctTATTATACTCAACATGGAAGAGAGGGCtaccaaaaatatattttaaagtataaaaataGTGACTATCTCAACTTGACAAAACAATCCCATCTCTGATTGTATTATGTTTATGAACTTTTAACTATTTGCAGTGAAACAACACAGAGCAGCTTAGAGAATCTCTCACAATCAATCACAGCCTTTTGGACAAACTGTCTCATAGACTCTGGGCTGTAGGTGTAACTGGTTGTGGTGGTGAACTTTAGCACTTTTTCACAGGCAAAATGCATCACTTTGCTGAACATTCTCTTATCAGTAGACACTACAGTTTACCAGTGTTCCATAAACACACCACATTGCAAACTGCAGTAGCTGATGCTGAGTAGCTACGGTGCTCAGACTGGTGTGTGGCCAGAAGTGAGCTTGAAAAGAGTTAAACTAGAGGGTTATGACGTCA
This is a stretch of genomic DNA from Acanthochromis polyacanthus isolate Apoly-LR-REF ecotype Palm Island chromosome 1, KAUST_Apoly_ChrSc, whole genome shotgun sequence. It encodes these proteins:
- the ccr6b gene encoding C-C chemokine receptor type 6 — translated: MPSFTPDSNYSIDDYINDPDDEPCSLDLHPVGVTTKTYIYSIICAFGLMGNALIMITYMFYKRTKTMTDVYLFNVAVADLIFVVALPFIIYNEQYSWLMGPVACKILGSAYSINLYSSMLLLACISGDRYVAIVQARRSFGARSRAMIYSRLICSAVWGFAVALTLPTLIYTKRYDEPVLGAQNVTVMCHLHFTEDDTAKVMKVLLPSLQMAIGFLLPLIMMVLCYSSIMCTLQRAQSSQRHKAIRVVLAVVVVFIVCHLPYNVALLNHTLDLFKQRSCQAEKMKLRVLAISRSIAYLHCCLNPVLYAFVGVKFRSHFRQIMVDLWCFSKKYIYSARSSHGTSDFCVSGLKSSDGSNNMSSFSA